The Impatiens glandulifera chromosome 3, dImpGla2.1, whole genome shotgun sequence genome contains a region encoding:
- the LOC124930219 gene encoding keratin, type I cytoskeletal 10-like, translating to MAAGFEEVSSHEESSTGRNKVLRSMRSMLSSIPKTMCQTMNSREEEIENFRNIFNVLTELDNTLKKNTYETHIANVNFSMFEKYLFNRQIELLDIERHFNDKRHKETMEEFSMVKSQMVEIQGCMRRNDNESQEFADSIARKFQAKEDAKANVEGAQPRQVQGESSRRNDGVSTDTRSMRAPSTDDNPRPTKRGGGRSGAEGRGTSGGVRSRLSNVDQGGRTSGDERGGRSCAGGRAVGANVCVNEPVASRAHGPSAETGYAGAPGMSDGDSMLI from the exons ATGGCAGCAGGATTTGAAGAAGTTTCGTCTCATGAAGAGTCATCTACCGGAAGAAACAaagtgttaagatctatgaggtctatgctctcCTCAATTCCGAAGACCATGTGTCAGACAATGAATTCAAGGGAAGAAGAAATAGAGAACTTTCGCAACATTTTCAATGTCCTCACTGAGCTGGATAatactttgaagaagaacacatatgagacccACATCGCGAATGTAAACTTTTCAATGTTTGAAAAGTATCTCTTCAACCGTCAAATTGAATTattggacattgaaaggcaTTTCAACGAtaaacgccacaaggaaaccatGGAAGAATTCAGTATGGTGAAGagtcagatggtggaaattcagggttGCATGAGAAGGAATGATAATGAAAGTCaagaatttgctgactccattgctaggaagtttcaagcaaaggaggatgCAAAGGCCAATGTTGAAGGTGCTCAACCCCGACAAGTTCAAGGAGAGTCAAgcagaagaaatgatggtgtgtcaaccgacaCAAGATCCATGCGAGCCCCAAgcactgatgacaatcctaggccaaccaagagaggtggtggtcgaagcgGTGCTGAGGGTAGAGGTACAAGTGGTGGTGTACGGAGTAGACTAtcaaatgttgatcaaggtggacgtacCAGCGGTGATGAACGTGGTGGAAGATCATGTgcaggcggtcgtg CTGTCGGAGCTAATGTCTGCGTTAATGAGCCCGTTGCTTCGCGGGCGCATGGTCCCTCGGCTGAAACAGGCTATGCTGGCGCGCCTGGAATGTCAGATGGAGATTCGATGCTCATCTGA